The following nucleotide sequence is from Ornithodoros turicata isolate Travis chromosome 2, ASM3712646v1, whole genome shotgun sequence.
GAGGTTTGTGAGAACATACGGGATACAAACATGTCAAATTGTATTTTTCGAAAAATAGGGTAATACGATCGCTGAACTTTTCCGGATGTGAAAAGCAACGAATTCAAAAGAATGAAAGTGATAAGAGCGTCACACCCACTGAGTGTCCTTCAACAAGTTAAATTTTAAATTCAGTCCACAGAAAAATGTTAAAAACCTtgaagcacaaagcaagttacGCAGGAAAGAAGTCGTTCCGCAAGTTGTCCTTCGAGGATCGCATTAAACGCAACATATAGATGGAGAGCACAATGTATAACCTGTCAGGCAACTCTCTGCAAAGAAAGGCCCCCATAGGCATGGGTGGCGCGTGGATTCCAGTAATCAACATTTCCCTGATAGTTAGACTCCGTTTGCAGAGCTTTGGAGTCCAAGATCCCGAAAAACTTTTAATACTTCTTGGTATGAGACTATGGGGTACGGCTGCGCATGCGTGGTGAACGGTGTGTCTGACTTAACCAGTGCTTCACGGTATTTGTAGGGAGTGACCAACTTGGCCTCGCCGATATCGGTGAATTGTCTTAGCAACAAAATACATGAAATTAACGCAAGTGACAGAGTCGACaacgtggaaaatatttttttaggtGAATACGAACTGACTGACAGTATCATAACACACTGCAAAGCTACAAACAATTGTTCATGATACGGCTTTTCTTCGATATCATACTTTTTTACATGTAATCGATCTTTTGTTATCTCAGCGACTATTCGCCAACAGGGAAAACGGGCGGCATTACGCATGGACTCACAGCTTAGTTGGAAGCACCACACAGCTACCAAACACCCATGCTCAACGTGCAAACAGCAAGCAATGAGAACTGCGACAAGGCTGTTTACCACTGTCTTCCTGCCTTTTGTCTGCGAACAGCACGCAAAAGGCGGCATTGTTTGCAACAATTTCATGAGGCCATTTAAGTTACGAAGCCCAAGCGACAGTGAAAGGCAGCGGGCCACTGGAACGAAGCTGTTTATAGCACGCCATCAAACCGTTATCTGATCCATAATATTAGAGGGGAGCGAGTCATTGTCTCGACCCTTGCGACTTTCACGGACCGCATTCATAACAGAGAAAGGCGGTGCGTCTAAATTAAGTATTCCATTCTCGTTTTCGCATATAGGTCCCCCTTACCTTACTGGGATGAAATGCTCGTTCCTCGTTAAACGGGCCCAGTTGGCCGTATCCTTGCAGCTTTGTGTAGGGGCGGTCGCATCGGGAAGCACAGCCAATGTGGACGAGAGAAAAGAAGCCGTGGAGCAGTGTGTGAAAGGAGTACGCTGTGCCGACCGAGAAGAGACAGCGTCCCATGTGCTGCGCGTAGCGGGATAAGGAGATACGATAAGCTAACGGCTTTCAAAATGTGAGTAGCCTTTCTTTGGATCCTCTTTACTCTTCATCGCGCGTGTTTATGTTGCCATCTCGTTCGGAGTCGGGGGGTATTACCATGAGATTGTTTGCTGTTCTGCTTATGAACAGTTTGTGGTTTGTTATAATGTAGCGACCGAAACTGAAAATATATTTTGGCCATATATATATTTGGCCAAAATATATTTGGTGTTACGTGCGCAGAACCGATTATTATTGTCTCATATTTTGAATCATCTTGTAAGACATTTGAAAATTTTAACCGCTAATCAGGTGGAATGAGCTAATGAGCTTCTTTAAGTGGAGATACGTAAACATGGTGAAAACAAAGTTGCGTAATATTTTTCTAGTTTATTCTGCGAAAATAATTTTCTGATGCATGGACGCACAATTGCGCTGTATCTTTGAGTACGGAGCAACTTGCATTTATAAATGAGAAAACAAATCTTATCCGCAAAGTTCGAGCACTCACAAGGAACAATACACAGGATGTTAAACGTGTTTAACATGTTAAACATGTTAAACATGTTAAACATGTTAAACATGTTTAattggtgcaagtgatgtggagttgcgggcctcacattagtgaagccaaaatctccttAAAAACAAACCAAATCAAACATGTTTATAATGAATGCCGCACGTGTTCTACCAATTTTATTGCATGTAACTGTTAAATCGCTAGCCAGATATTCACCGGAGGGCAACCGGAGGGTAGCGCAAGACGCAATTTTCTTGTTCGTCCAGCCAGAACTGGACTGACAACGTACACAGACAAGGGCGTATCATATTTAGGCGTCGATGCAGGATTGCGCGATATAACGatgtttttattttctcttaGGAGACACCTGCGCACGACTATTGCAACATGGCTCACCTTCTCGAGTTACACCGCCCTCTGCGCAGCGAAACCACGCGAAGACTCCAACCAGCCATATGCGTACACAAGTTCTGGCATAGTAAAGGGTGTACGCCTGAACATAAACAATCGACCCATTGACGCTTTCTACGGCGTACCCTTCGCCGAACCACCGCTAGCGCAACTGAGATTCCGAAAGCCACTCACACACCCACCGTGGAAAGGTGTCTATTATGCTACACGCAAGAAGCCCCCATGTGCTCAGAAATCTTGGGAACTGACACAGAGCTTCACCATAGACGCGACGAATTCCACCGAAGACTGCCTCCATCTCAACATTTGGACTGCTGCGAGGTACTGCTTCAGTCCGAACATCGGCCTTTGTGGTTCAAAGGCCGTCATGGTTTTCTTGCACGGTGGAGGATTTCAATTTGGAGGCAACAGTTACTCTATCTATGACGGGAGATACCTAGCTCTTCTGGGTGACGTTGTGGTCGTGGTTCCGAACTACAGGCTGAACGTGTTTGGTtttttgaacgcgaatgtgtcTGACAACCCTGGTAATATGGGAATGTATGACCAAATTCTGGCGCTAAAGTGGGTACAAAAGAACATCGCTATGTTTGGTGGTGATCCGAACCGTGTCACCCTCTTCGGCCAAAGTGCTGGATCCGTGTCCATCGGTTACCACCTTCTGTCCCCTCTAAGCAAAGGGCTCTTCAAAAGAGTCATTATGCAAAGCGGGACACCATACTGGAAGGTTCCGGACAACACGTTTACAGGAAAGCTCAAAGTTCAACAGCTCGCCATTGGACTGGGATGTCCAATCGGGCAAAGAGGTAACGTCCTTGCTGATCCTGGAAAAGTAATTGACTGCATTAGGGCGAAAGAGAGAACAGAGATTTACAGGACAATGAAGAGCGTGTTTGGAGTTGAGGAGCATTACATGATACCAGCGTATTATAGCGAATTTCTTCCGTTTGAGCCCGTGATGGCGACAGAAAAAGGACTGTTCCGTGACGTCGATTTACTCATCGGAAACGTCATGAACGAAGGTTCGAGCATCGTAGATCACTTCTTCTGGAAGATTTTCAACTTCAAAGATTACACGAAAATCACGGTAGACGAAATCTGGTTCTACAGCTTGTTAGTCTTCCAAGTGATCCTGGGCAGAAATCCCGGTCCCATACGAGAAATATATCTCAGCGATATGAACCAAACTGCATTGGCACTCAGCAGATTATCCGACGCTGTGGGTGATTTCAGTTTGATCTGTCCATCGTTGTTGTATGCCGAAGCTAtggcaaagaaaaagaacgacGTCTATTTCTACGTGTTCAACCACAGACCATCATTCAGTGTTTACAACCAGTGGACAGGAGTAACGCACGGGGACGAGCTTGGCTTTGTGTTTGGTTTTCCGCTGTTGTATCCACGGCAGTCAACCGACGAGGAGAAGATTCTCAGCAGGAGGCTTATCCGGATCTGGGCCACGTTTGCCAAGACTGGGTGAGTTGTGTGTTTTCACGATGCGTCTGTGTGAGTGTGATGCCTATTCTTTCAGTGACGTATCGGTCACGAGAAGAAGTAGGCGAGCACGATGCGATTATTCGCGGTCAAGTGCAACTGTTACGCAACCTGTGCGGAACGCGCGGTTCCCACATTACAGCCAAGTTACATCTGTGTGGACGGGAGGTTTGTCGTCAGTTACAGGGAGCGTCCTACCACTGCATAGTCCACACTCGAGCAAACTCTCTTGTACCTCTTTGCGTTAACACGATGTATTATTTATGCGTCCCTCTAATGCCTCGTCCTTGGTTATGGGAGTCGCGTACGTATCACATCCTGTAATCAGTGACAAATTATAGTTCATTACCTGACTGACCTAGTGCCCGCAATTTTTGTTTTCATAACGTTTCATTTCAATTTCTTGGCACAGCACAATGGGAGAGAGGAAGTTTTCAAAACACAACAAAAAAGCGTGTGTTTTCACGACATATGTCTCCGCGATGAGTTTTTTCTTTATATACGCAGCAAAACCTTTGCAAAATTTGCTTTCTTAATGATTCATTGAGAAAGAAAAACGCATTCAGTTCCCTCCCTCACAAATGTAGCTCTGGACAATCAAGCGCAGAAGACATGTATACCGTGTTGTCGATGTGTAGAACCACCTGGTCCTGAGGATTTAGGTCCTCTTTTAGGTCGAAacctacggggggggggggggaatacaTTAGGCTAATTGTAAATAAATTGAAACTATAAGGGTAAAGGGGATACGAAAAGTTACAGATGAGGCGCATTGTTCTATGCCGTTCATTGGATGTTGTGTGTCTAGTTTTTAAATGTCAAAATTCACTCActtcagcgtcgttcatcgtTTCATTATCAGGTCACATCAGCACGAACAGCACAAAAACACAGGAGCATAGCTGTGTTATGCTGCAAGCTTTTAAACGTAGAACTATGTCTgaggcagacttgtacaaaatactgcgcaaaagtatttaaaataagatactaaatactctacggaaaaagtatttaaaatagagtacaaaatactcaaaactgaaagtaatttaagtagagtactaaatactctaagaagtatttaagatactctttaaagtacgttagtattagcagtaagtgaaacgcgtattctgaacgtggccttacaaatgaagggaataaacttcatcaggccatgcatatctttcatttgcaacgtcttggtgtcaagtaatgttggtgaacccaagtaaacgttgttgatatgttctgacccaaaacttcgtaatccctcctgtatgtcggttcgtgtctttcaacctctggcacatgtttattgctttgatgacaaaggaaataaatgccgggattatcttatacctaatcccctggtgattcacctggcaatacgaataggaacggttttctgacgaagttggctattgacaagcaaggccaggcttgggaccagcctattgtgcAAGAGGATAAaggacagattcgcgaattcccgaaaaaggaaaaagaagaaaaagggggttaaattccagtgagctgaaaatctcggcacggcgggaagcgtgctggatatggcatgacgaggaaggaaagtattttgagtactgagtagcaaataccgaaaaaggtattttaaatacattaaaaatacttgtcgcaaaaaagtattgagtagagtaccaaaataccggaaaaagtatttaaaatactgtattttgagtacgtactcaagatacgtacaagtctggtctgAGGCAGCATAGTAAACTAAAGCCATGAGTATTGTTGATTGTTCTTCTatctgtcatcatcatcagcattgttgattttttgtttattttcttttgttattCTTATAATTATACATATCCTACAGACATAGATGAAAGTCCTGCAGAATCCTTGAATCGCGTGAAATGGGCGACAACAGGAGAAGTATGAGATGTAACGAGTGCATTCGAATCCTCCCAAATGCATCAAAAAGATAATGTCTATTGCAGGATCCGTCGCGACTAGTTGGTTCCTTGGATGATGCGATTTGTAGCTTCATGTATCCTCACACATCTCTCATGTAGAACAAAGAAGCAAACAAGCTCGCAGGCTAGTCATTGGCAGTATTCCCCTGAGTCCAGGGGAATATACATCTCGAATGAAGTTTAGAAATGAGAGTTCTCATTATAACCAGGTTCTCCAATATGAAACCGCTCAGGAGCATGACAGGCATATCATGATATGTATATCTGGTATGGATTAAACGTTCCGATGCACGGACTATATGTACAGTGAGGCAGTTGGAGAGAAAGGATTGTATTTCTCGGAGCGGTACGTGTGCGCTCGGATTTATATAGACCGTCATGAGAATACACCTCTTGGAGGCAATGGTAACCTCAGCCGCACGGGCATCTCCAACTTTCTGTTCCGTTTTGTATTAGTCTCCTCCGGAACCCTCATGAACATGTGACGAGAGGCCATAATGCTCGCTCCATTCATTTACTAAATCGCTATTCCGCCGGCTCCCACAGTCtccggtgaatcacctcatcgcATCGTCATccatgtagttgttgttattCTCACAGTCTCTGGGTTAAACTGAGTGACCCATTTGAACGTATGAAACCGGAGGTATCCGCCCTGCCTTCATTTTTCAGTCTGGTTTCGTTCAGAGCCAGTTGACCCACTGATATATCTGCTGAGAGAGAGCTTTTCCTCGCATCGCGAGTCAGTCTGTAAATATCCATTGTTCTGCGTTGTGTCACGCACACTATGCGCGCTGTGTCGGAATGCACTACTGGAGAAACCTTAGCGCTGCCACCACAAGTGGCGCTGCAAGTGGTGCACAAGTGGTGGAAGCGGCGTAAACAGGAGCGCCTTCTAGGCAGTCGGACGTCCCTTAGTTTCATCACTTAGTGGCCATCTTATCTTTCAGTTTCTCGCGTGTACGTATTCTTTCAATTCCTTTTAACCTATGAGGCTCGCATATTTAATGATGGGTATAGTTCTACGCGGCTATTCCGTGTGTATATTTTTACTTCCTAACGGTGCACCACATGTGAATTAGATTGTATACAGTAGCATCAATTCAAAGTCGATTACAGCGCCCCAAAATTGAATGGCTTGTGCAATAAAGATCGTCATTTCTCATCTTCTCAGAAAACCTCCAACGGTTGGTGGGCAGTTGTGGCCGCGATTCACGAAGGAGCACCCTTTCTACCTGAGTATTAACCTGAAGAACTACTCGCAAGGCATCGGGTTCCGGCAGAAAATCTGCGATTTCTGGCGCAAGTACCTCGTCCCGTCGGCTGGGTCCTGAGCGCACAATTACCATCTTCTCTCGGACCACAGCATTGGCGTGCTGCTTTGATATGCAAGATAAGGTGTAGCAAGTGTGAAGCTAAGGACACCTACGTTGTTTTTAACCCGATGGTATGATGACACAAAGAAAACTGTAAATAAAACGAAAGAGAAGGTGCAATCATCCATCTTTAATTTGCAGTTGCAAACACAACGTTGCGGTACCAGCAACAAGGACCTGGATTGCGAATTAATTTAAGAACAGCACTTCATTAGAGAATAGGTTCAAGAacttttgtatttttctttttggaaaCGTATGTTTATAACGCAATAAGTAAGGTATGCATCAGGTGTGATAATTTTGTTCTTTGTTATGAGACCTTATTCTCGTACTGCCTTCATTTTCGAAGGTAGTGCGGCTTGTCCATAAACGCCTAAATACTGGCGTCTGTCGTGCCTCTTAAAGTACCATGTCATAAGAATTCGAGTTTACAGGAAATATTGGTGACCATGACCACTCGTCACGTTTACGAAAGGATAAGAAATCAACATCGAACCACAGGCATCGCCACAAAGTATCCCTTGGCAAAGGAAGACAACTGGAGCAATAGCTTCGTCATCGTGACCTAACAGAACACGTGAGTAGTAAAATTTAGTCCTGAACAACTAGGTTATCTACTTCGCATCGCAGCTTCTTTTCTCTCGAACACCGAACTTTGAAAACGTTCGTAATATTACGTAATAGAGGCCAACAACGACCCGCTAAACGATTCGGTGAGTATACACTTTGTTTCTTGGTACTTATCCTAACTAACCCACTTTGGCACACTGTGCACCATATCCACTGCCGGTAGAGGCGgcatgatggtgatggtgatagaaaataataataataatggggATGTGTGTCTGTGGTGTGTGAATGGGGGCGGGGGGAGGCGGCATGATCGAGGAGGTGTACCATAGATTGTGTAAAAATTTAGCTTGTATAGAACAAGAGGAATTTATTCGTGCCATATAGAACGGGCCTTCTGGTGCGCCCCACGTCACATACACAATTTGTGCATTTGTGACAGACTTCTTGCGATATCAGAATAGTATTATGCCCCTCAGTATACATATGGTTGTCAGCTACAACAAATCCGCTGCTGTTAATTATTTGAAAATGTATTGGCttaagaaagaaagaggaagacACAGAAACTAACAGAGCGGTTCAGGAACCTCTGTGGAAGAACGACTGCAACAGTGCGCACGGGCAAACTATTAGCGCGTAGTCGTTTTCCTCATTTCTAACTGTAATCAGGAGCAACGAAAGAGAGAGCGAGGGGCACGAACCACCCTACCGTCATCAGTTCTACCGGCATTTTATTTTTAGAGCTCGCTCGGGTTGGTGAACTGTACCTACCAAGTACAACGGTATAGATATCGGTTTTATGCTCACTTCCGTGGTTTCGTCTGACCACACATGTGTACAAAGAGAAAAGCAAATTGAAAACTGGATGCCTTATGTAAATGTAGGCTCACTCCAACTATTCCTTCGACTTTGTGGGTCAACGTATGCTCGACGCATTCTTTGCGGCTTCAGAGATCGCCGACTTGACCGCATATGTGTAAACGTGCATTCTGCATGTAGATGTCGGTCAGACTCACCCGTTATGGAGCGCAGCAGGAAGTGTGACATGACGTCtggaccaggggcggatccagaccctctcGTTGGGGGAAGCGGTTTCTTTCTCAAAGCGCGTCGCGTGGGAGGTAAGAGGGTGAAATCTAATGTTTAACCTAATGCTTtgccccacccccacccccaactGCCACTGATCTAGACGTGTTGCTTTTCTCCCTGAGTATGAGCCACGATTACGAACAGGTAAAACAGTGTGACCTCTCAGAACGAAAGGCTCTAAACAAACGTCCTGTAGGCACGCTTGATATGAAGTATATTTTTCTACGTGCCGTTCTGAAAATCGATTGGTAGTGAATTCTAACTGTGTACGTTAACTGCATCACGGGAAGTTGGAAATGTTTATtcgaaaaaaatgaaaaataaaagaaaagaaaatgatctCCGGTGCTTGAACACGTAGTAGCAGTTGGAATTAACGATGTATTTACTTACACGTGCCCACCTACAGCCTGCGCCTAAAAAAAGGGggtgggggatatatttattagaacagagaaaaaaaatggaggaaaAGTCATCCAAACGGTCGCCTAAAGGGTGGCGCACCGTTCATTAACTAAACGAAGAAACTACACACAGCACCTAAATTTTTGGGCACTCAACAAGTTACACAATAGAATCACAGAACAGAATAGAatagagacagaaaaaaaaaaaatgagaacgtacactcttaaaaatgaacttcaccacatagcaacgctcctagccaaccaccatcccgaatgataacgttctcgcccctgatttgttgaaaacgggaggaggagcctattttgtgccgtgcataatggcacaaaataggctcctcctcccgttttcaacaaatctagggcgagaacgttgtcattcggggtgatggttggctaggagcgtgctatgtggtgaagttcatttttaagagtgtaggtcgcactggtgcgaccagctgttccaggacgcttgacgtatATCCTTGAGGTAGGTCGTGACTCGTGAGTGCACACcgcgcaggttgctggtgctgccttggccagctccccagtaccttctcaacactaaatggTCGGTTGTTaagtttcgcgagggcgttcttcagtatTCGCCGACTGGAGTCGAAGTAACGATCATACTCAGTAGTCAGTAAGCTGTCGTGTAGGTATTTTACACACCAGGttggaaaaaatgaaaaaagaaagaaagagaagagcgACAAGCTGTTGTTTCGTAGGAAGATAAATATctatgctgtttttttttctttctttttttctttttgagagaGTAATCATTGTAAATGAGTTGCATGCAAGAGAAAGTGCTCGACTTCATTCTGAGCACTTCGGTAGGACGGCAAAGCATATCCGGTACGCTTCGAAGGAAAATGAAAATTTATGCATTCGAGTATAAACGAGGAGTCGGTACACCACGAACAATTTGTACGTGAATACTAAATCACGTAAATCTCTTCTGTGCCGAAGGGAATATACACTCAGCTTCGACAGCGCGGTTGGATACAATTAAGTAATAGAACCTCCGATAATAATGCCTATTATAAACAATCATGACAAATTTTCTCTCTGAACTTGGTCGATGGTTCCAGACACGGGCACATTTATAAAATTCCAGACAACAGTCGCAAACTCCAACTTGCTGCGCGCAAGGTACGAGTAAAGGGTCACCATATACATACAGGCAAAcgtgtacgtaacgcgttacaagtaattgtaTTACTatagtaatcagttactttgtGTTTTAGTAACTGTGTTACTACTAATCAATTACTTCGTATGATTGTGCGAGTAATCGATCGGGTGTGCGAGCTAGTGATTTTTCAAGCAATATCATTATAATTTTCGGTAGTCTATTACGGAGTAATCGACTAGTTTTCCGCTAAAGGGCCACTCATAGACAAAGCGAACCCACAGGCTCCATCCCTGTCTTGCCTGACTGACCTATGCGTTTTCTCTATACAataagcggaggtcattgtaacaCATTGTATTTTGAGAGGGGAggcgatcgttattgtgaaggggctcattattttattccccacatccccaccaccaatggggtagagtatcgcctctggcgaggTAATTGTAAAAGCATATGGCATTTGCTTGAGCGTGGTCGAAcgcggcaagcagttccaccaccaccgcatGTGCATTTTCAGTGCAAAGACAAAAAATAATACGCTAACTCGTTGCTATGGTTCGTTTAGATAATGCCAAAGAATACTGTTATGACCATCACAATCACCGTCATGAAATAGCGTATGTTAGACGCAGTGGAAAGGAAGATCAATAATGGCAAATTCCACTGGGCGTTGTAGGACAGAAAAGCTTACATTGGCTTGAGTGTGCATGTTACACGAAgagggtttttcctgggttttcctcagacgctttcagacatatgtcggcacagtcccattagaagtcggcccaggacgcacattcccccagggcgtcagtggtgatgttgcccacctctgtgaggccgacaacggcgagccctttcacttgcaccaccaccacccccaccATAAGGTAAATCATGAGGCATGTAACACCCATGTGTAAGCATATATATAATTATCATTTGTTATCGCACACGATTATATCACCACATGTTCCAGACGACGGCGTCAGATGTCCGAGAAGCCTCCGTTGCAAGCGCCATGTCCATTGCGGCCTGTTCAAATGGTGCCGCCAGTGTGTCATTGACATCGTATTCCACATCAAAAGTATAGAGCTCCCTCCATAGAGGACGCTTGTTGCCAATATACTCCAGAGCCGACATACTCGGCTCTTGTATGCCCCTGCTATACCCCGTTTTCTCATTTCGATATTGTTTGACCGAACTGCGTGGCGACGCCCGTGGCTAGTGACGCGTCATTGTTGTTACGAAGAAGCCTCCTGCTAATCTGTTGTCGAGCAAAAGT
It contains:
- the LOC135385673 gene encoding acetylcholinesterase-like, which encodes MRHLRTTIATWLTFSSYTALCAAKPREDSNQPYAYTSSGIVKGVRLNINNRPIDAFYGVPFAEPPLAQLRFRKPLTHPPWKGVYYATRKKPPCAQKSWELTQSFTIDATNSTEDCLHLNIWTAARYCFSPNIGLCGSKAVMVFLHGGGFQFGGNSYSIYDGRYLALLGDVVVVVPNYRLNVFGFLNANVSDNPGNMGMYDQILALKWVQKNIAMFGGDPNRVTLFGQSAGSVSIGYHLLSPLSKGLFKRVIMQSGTPYWKVPDNTFTGKLKVQQLAIGLGCPIGQRGNVLADPGKVIDCIRAKERTEIYRTMKSVFGVEEHYMIPAYYSEFLPFEPVMATEKGLFRDVDLLIGNVMNEGSSIVDHFFWKIFNFKDYTKITVDEIWFYSLLVFQVILGRNPGPIREIYLSDMNQTALALSRLSDAVGDFSLICPSLLYAEAMAKKKNDVYFYVFNHRPSFSVYNQWTGVTHGDELGFVFGFPLLYPRQSTDEEKILSRRLIRIWATFAKTGKPPTVGGQLWPRFTKEHPFYLSINLKNYSQGIGFRQKICDFWRKYLVPSAGS